TCCATGTCAGTTGGCCAGGACCGTCAACGGTTCGCCCTTGCGCACGACAAAGGTGGTGATCGCCACCATCGGTGCGTCGCCCACATTGGTCAGACCGCCATGCACCTGCCCCTCGGGGAAGTAGAGCGGCGTGCCCACCGCAAACTCGACGATATTGCCGTTGGGCGCTTCGGCCCGCGCATCCGTGACCACCACCGTGTGTTCATCGCCCGGATGGGTGTGCAGCGGAATGGTGGCCCCGACCGGCACCGTCAGACGAAACACAACCACCTCCATCGTGTCCGAGCCCGGCACATCAACGCGCCGGATTTCTTCGCGCGCAATCTCCTGCGCCCAGGCGGTGCCCGCCATCAGCAAGGCGATGCCAGTGAATACAAGTCGCTTCATCTTCGAACTCCCTCAGCTCAGCCACCGTTTGCGGCGGCGATAGGACCGCACGTCGCGAAAGGACTTGCGCCCTTCATCCGACATGCCAAGGTAGAATTCCTTCACGTCCGGGTTCTCGCGCAACTCGGCCGCTGGGCCGTCCATCACCACGCGCCCGCTTTCGAGGATATAGCCGTAATGGGCAAAGCGCAGGGCGACATTGGTGTTCTGCTCGGCCAGCAGGAACGTCACGCCCTCATTCTCGTTCACCGACTTCACGATACCAAAGATCTGTTCGACCAGCTGTGGCGCCAGCCCCATCGACGGCTCGTCCAGCAGGATGGTTTCGGGCCGGGACATCAGCGCGCGGCCAATGGCCGTCATCTGCTGTTCGCCCCCCGAGGTGTACCCCGCCTGAGACTTCCGGCGTTCGCGCAAACGCGGGAAATAATCGTACACCATCTCAAGATCGGCAGCGACAGCCCCTTTGCCATCGCTGCGGGTATAGGCCCCGGTCAGCAGGTTCTCCTCCACGGTCAGGTGCTCGAAACAGTGGCGCCCTTCCATCACCTGCACCACGCCGCGCTTGACCAGGTCGGCGGGGTCCTTTTCGGCTGTGTTCTCGCCGTTGTGCAGGATCGACCCCTTGGTCACCTCGCCGCGCTCGCTTGCCAACAGGCCCGAGATTGCTTTCAACGTCGTTGTCTTGCCCGCGCCATTGCCCCCCAGCAGGGCCGTGATGCCCCCTTTGGGCACCTTCAGCGACACGCCTTTCAGCACAAGGATCACGTGGTTGTAGATCACCTCGATATTGTTGACGTCCAGAACGGTGTCAGTCTGCGTCTCGGCATCCAGCATGGGCCACCTTCATTGTTCCAAAAATATGCAAGTTCCCGGCGGCAACGCGTGCTGCCGCCGGGTCATAGGCCTCAGCAGCCCGCTTCGATGCCGTTTTCGCTGGCATAGGCGGCGCTGTCTTCGTCGATCAGGGGCTGGATCACGTCCATGTCCGTTTCCGCGAATTCAGAGATCAGCGACCATGTGCCCGAGGACGCATCCCACTGGGTCATGCCGATCAGGCCCGGACCCCCGTGGTTTTCGCACGACACGCTAAAGGACGGACCAAAGCCGGGCAGACCAAGGTCGGTCATCTTGGCTTCGGTGATCTCCAGCGCTTCCATGCCGTCGCGCATCATGGCCGGTGTGATGTCGGCCACGCCGTGGATGTCCTGTGCGGTCTTGGCAGCCTCGGCCGCCAGCATCGCGGCATAAAGACCGCGGTTATACAGCACCGTACCGATCTGGTCGCCGGCACCTGCGGCGAGGCCCTTGTCAACCACATGCTCCTGGATGTCGTCGAAGATGGGGAAGTCGCTGCCCACACCGTGGAATGTCAGCGCCTTGTAGCCATTGGCCGCGTCACCCGCGGGCAGCACGTCGTTTTCAGACCCCGACCACCAGATGCCGATGAAGTTTTCCATCGGATACCGGATGTTGGCTGCTTCCTGGATCGCCACCTGGTTCATCACACCCCAGCCATACATGATGACATTGTCGGGACGCTCACGCCGGATCTGCAGCCACTGCGACTTCTGCTCCTGACCGGGGTGATCCACGGCCACCAGCATCAGCTCGAACCCGTGCTTTTCCGACAGCTCTTCGAGCGTACGGATCGGTTCCTTGCCATAGGCGGAGTTGTGGTACACGAGCGCGATCTTCTTGCCCGCGATGTCGCCCTGGCTCATCAGGTAGTTGATGGCGCCCGACGCCCCATTCCAGTAATTGGCGGGATAGTTGAACGTGTGGCTGAAGACCGAGCCATTGGCGGCGGATGTCCGGCCATAGCCCATGGTGTGCATGGGGATGTTGTCGGCGGTCGTCTTGGGGATCAGCTGGTAGGTGATGCCGGTCGACAGCGGCTGGTACACCAGTGACCCTTCGCCCTTGGTGGACTCGTAGCATTCCACACCCTTTTCGGTGTTGTAGCCCGTCTCGCATTCCAGAACGCGTGTCGCCACGCCGCCGATACCACCGTCCCGCTCGTTCAGCAGGGTGAAATAGTCGGCATAGCCATCCGCAAAGGGGATGCCTCCGGCCGCATATGGGCCCGTGCGGTAGCTGAGCGACGGGAACACGAGGTCCGCCATCACGGGGCTTGCCGCCATCATGGTTGCGACGGCGTAGGTGCCTAGTTTCATCTTCATCGGTGTTTCCTCCCTATGGTTTTATCCGATGTGTGGTGCGCGCACAGCGCACACCCTACGGTGTAGGGTGCGCATTCATTGCGCACCATTGGCCGGCCCCTAATGCGGGAACGGCCACAATCTCAATTTCTCCTTGGCCACGCGCCACAGCTGCGCCAGCCCGTGTGGCTCCAGGATCAGGAACAGGATGATCAGGCCGCCCACGATCACAAGCTGGAAATGCGCCACGATGTCCGTGGGCCACCCCAACACGTCCACGCCCACGATCTTGAGGACAACAGGCAGCACCACAAGAAAGGCCGCGCCCGCGAAGGACCCGAAGATGGACCCAAGGCCGCCGATGATGATCATGAACAGCACAAGGAACGATTTGGTGATGCCGAACACCTCGCCCACCTCGACCGCGCCCAGATAGACGGCAAAGAACAAGGCACCCGACACGCCGACAAAGAAGGACGACACGGCAAAGGCCGTAAGCTTCGCACGCAGCGGGTTCACCCCGATGATCTCGGCCGCAATGTCCATGTCGCGGATCGCCATCCACTCGCGCCCGATGGACCCGCGCGTCAGGTTGCGGGCCAGAATTGCGGCCCCCACGGTGAAGACCAGGCAGAACAGATAGGTGGCCCAGGCTTCGGTATTGGGGCCTGTCACTTCGATCCCGAACACGGCGCGCTCAGGTGCGTTGATCTGGCCCGAAGCCGAGTAGTTGTAGAACCACGACACCTTGTTGAAGAGCCACACCAGAAAGAATTGCGCGGCCAGCGTCGCCACGGCCAGATAGAACCCCTTGATGCGCAAGGACGGCAGGCCAAACAGCGTACCGACGACGGCCGTGATCCCACCCGCGAGGATCACATGGAAAAAGATGTTCACATCCGGAAAGGCCGTCATCAGCTTGTAACAGGCATAGGCCCCCACGGCCATGAACCCCCCGGTCCCAAGGCTGACCTGCCCGCAATATCCGGTCAGAATGTTCAGCCCGATGGCCGCGATGGCGTAGATCAGAAACGGCAGAAAGATCGAATTGACCAGATAATCCGTCATCACGAAGGGCATGACCAACAGGGCCACGGCCAGCACGACATAGTACCGATAACGGTCGAACCTGATCGGGAACGTCTGGCTATCCTGCGGATATGTCGTCGAAAAATCGCCCGCCTCACGATAGAACATCAGTTTGCTCCTTCCAGGGGCTGCATGGTGAATGTGCCCTTAACCATCCGTTCGGATTTCGTCGTTTTGCCACATTTCCCGACCCGACCCATGGCACACTGGGCCCGGGTAAATGGAGTGGGATCTATGACCGCAATTCTGGACGACATCCGTCGTCTCGAGGCCGCGCATGCGCGGGGTGAGTTGAGCGCCGTCGACCTGGCGGCAAAAAAGGCAAAGCTGTTCGAGGCGATACCGGACGCGGACGACGTATATGTCGAAGCGCCCGCGCGCGTGCCACCACGGCGGGCGCAATCCCGGCTGGGACAAACGCTACTGTTGTGCCTGTTTGTCCTGACGCTGTGTGCGGGGACAACCATCGTTCTGACGGGGGACCTGATGCTGGCGACGACATTGTCGATCACCGTGCTGGCCGCGTTGACGGTCACGATGTTCCGCCAGCTGGACGGATAGGCTGCGAAGGTTCCCGGGTGGGCGGGTCTCGTTGGACGCAGGCCAACGGGGTCGTCCGCGCGGGGATCACACACGTTCAATGATCTTCTCCCCGAACAGGCCCTGCGGGCGGAACACGAGGAAGATCAGCGCCAGCACGTAGGCAAACCAGTTCTCGGTCGCGTTCATGGTAAAGCCGAACAGCGCCCCGGCAAGGTCGCCCGAGGACATGAAGAACTCGAACAGCTTCTCTCCGACACCGATGATCAGCCCGCCGACAATGGCGCCCGGGATCGACGTGAACCCGCCCAGCATCAGCACCGGCAGGGCCTTGAGCGCGATCAGCGACAGCGAAAACTGCACGCCCGATTTCGCGCCCCACATGATGCCCGCGACCAGCGCCACGAAACCCGCCACCGACCACACCAGGATCCAGATATAGTTCAGCGACACACCCACGGACAACGCCGCCTGGTGGTCATCCGCCACGGCCCGCATCGCGCGCCCCTGCTTGGTGTATTGCGAAAAGATCACCAGCGCCGTCACCAACAAGATCGCGATGATCGTCGCCGTGATGTCCAGATTGTCGATGAAGAACCCGTAGCCAAACAGGTTGAACGTCGCCTCGTCGATGGCAAGGTTGATACCCTGCGGCAGGCACGTGCCCTCGGCCAGGCACACGTCCAGCTTCTTGATCTCGGACCCCCACATCAGGTCGGCCACGCCTTCCAGCAGATAGGCGAGCCCGATGGTCGCCATGAACAGGATGATCGGTTCTTGCCCCACCAGATGCTTGAAGATGAACCGCTGCACCATCCAGGCCAGCCCGATCATCACCACGACAGTCAACAGAATGGCGAGGATCGAATGCACCTCCCACCCGAAATAGTGGATATCAGTGCCAAAAATGGCGTTGATCAGGTGGGCAAAGGGCACCTGCCCGTTCTGGATGCCCACCAGCGTCATCGCGGCAAAGAGCGCCATGACCCCTTGCGCAAAGTTGAAGATACCGGACGCCTTGAAGATCAGGACAAAACCCAGCGCCACAAGGGCATAAAGCACCCCGGCCATGAGGCCGTTCAGGAACACTTCGCTGGCATAGATCAGTTGTTCAGACATCAAAGTGCCTCCCTTTGGCGTTTCGGCCGATCAGAACTCTGGAACACAGGCCGTATCATTTCACCGCCACCCCCATCAGGTCCGCCGTATGGTCCCTGAGCGGCTGGTAACTCACCCGCAACCGCGTCAGCCCCTCGAACGTCAGGTTCCAGTTCAGCGTGATTTCGGTCACCCGCCCGTCCCGGCGCGGCGCCGCCAGGAATGCGGCGGCATAGGCGCGGTCCATCGTGACCCGGCTGACCGGTTCGAACCCCGTGGTTGACACGAACCGTGCGCCTGCCCCATCGCGCCATGCGTTGAACGCAAGCAGCAGTTCGGAATAGCTCAGCCCGTGACTGATGATCTCGCAGGCCGGTTCGTCGTACATGAACACGACCAGCGTATTGGCCAGGTCCGTTTCCTGATAGCCCAGCGCATATGAATTCAGCGTGCTCTCGAAATACCGCCGGAAGGTGCGCGGGATCGGCATGATGTCCTGCGGCGACAGGCTCGCTGGGTCCTCAAGATAGGGCAGGCAGCGGGTTTCGATCACGTCGCACAGGCCCGCCATGCCCGGCTGCGCCGCATCGCAGATCGCGGGTTCTTCCGCCAACGCGGGACCGGCCCAGAGAGCCGCGCATATGGCCAGCCCCCTAACTCTCAAGATCCGTCTCCAACACGCGGTAGACGACACCCTGCCCGTCAATGGACGCCTCGACATGCACCTGCGGTTCGATCCATGCGTCACTGACCAACATGCCCGCCTCCGGCACATAGATCTGGCGCCGCGTGACATCGGCCACCCAATCCAGATAGGCAACGTCCAGCATGTCCGCACCAAGCTCATGCACGGCACAGGCCCGGTTGCCGTCGTCGGGGGCCGCATCCAGCACCAGCAGCAGGCCGTCCACCGCGGCAAAGACCAGTTCGGCGTCGCGCATCTGGTCCGCAAGCTGCTGCGCCAAGCCGTCCGTCACCGGCTCTGTCAGGTGTTCATATGGGTCGAGGCACCGCGCCTGAAACATGTTCCACGCCGCCCCGGCCTGCGCGGCACCGGCAAGCGCAAGGCACACAAGCGGTGCACAGGCTGTGCACAGGGTGTGTACGCGTTGTGCATGCCGGTTTTCAGTCATGGGACACCCCAAGATAGGCGTCGATCACATCCTGATTGTTGCGCACCTCGTCCGGGCTGCCATCACCGATCTTCTTGCCGTAATCCATCACCACGACGCGGTCCGACAGGTCCATCACGACGCCCATGTCATGTTCGATCAGGGCGATGGTGGTGCCAAATTCGTCATTCACATCAAGGATAAAGCGGCTCATGTCCTCTTTTTCCTCGACGTTCATCCCCGCCATGGGTTCGTCCAACAGCAAGAGCGACGGCTCGGCCGCCAGCGCGCGCGCCAGTTCGACCCGCTTTTTCAAACCATAGGGCAACCGCGCGACAGGCGTTTTGCGGATGGCCTGGATCTCCAGGAAATCAATAATCTTTTCAGCAACTTCCCGGTTGGCCGTCTCTTCGGCCTCGGCCTTGCCCTTCCAGATCGCCTGACCAAACAGTCCCGTCTTCATATGGGTCAGCCGCCCGGTCATCACGTTGTCCAGAACGGTCATGCCTTCGAAAAGGGCGATGTTCTGGA
The DNA window shown above is from uncultured Tateyamaria sp. and carries:
- a CDS encoding cupin domain-containing protein, which produces MKRLVFTGIALLMAGTAWAQEIAREEIRRVDVPGSDTMEVVVFRLTVPVGATIPLHTHPGDEHTVVVTDARAEAPNGNIVEFAVGTPLYFPEGQVHGGLTNVGDAPMVAITTFVVRKGEPLTVLAN
- a CDS encoding ABC transporter ATP-binding protein; the protein is MLDAETQTDTVLDVNNIEVIYNHVILVLKGVSLKVPKGGITALLGGNGAGKTTTLKAISGLLASERGEVTKGSILHNGENTAEKDPADLVKRGVVQVMEGRHCFEHLTVEENLLTGAYTRSDGKGAVAADLEMVYDYFPRLRERRKSQAGYTSGGEQQMTAIGRALMSRPETILLDEPSMGLAPQLVEQIFGIVKSVNENEGVTFLLAEQNTNVALRFAHYGYILESGRVVMDGPAAELRENPDVKEFYLGMSDEGRKSFRDVRSYRRRKRWLS
- a CDS encoding ABC transporter substrate-binding protein, translating into MKMKLGTYAVATMMAASPVMADLVFPSLSYRTGPYAAGGIPFADGYADYFTLLNERDGGIGGVATRVLECETGYNTEKGVECYESTKGEGSLVYQPLSTGITYQLIPKTTADNIPMHTMGYGRTSAANGSVFSHTFNYPANYWNGASGAINYLMSQGDIAGKKIALVYHNSAYGKEPIRTLEELSEKHGFELMLVAVDHPGQEQKSQWLQIRRERPDNVIMYGWGVMNQVAIQEAANIRYPMENFIGIWWSGSENDVLPAGDAANGYKALTFHGVGSDFPIFDDIQEHVVDKGLAAGAGDQIGTVLYNRGLYAAMLAAEAAKTAQDIHGVADITPAMMRDGMEALEITEAKMTDLGLPGFGPSFSVSCENHGGPGLIGMTQWDASSGTWSLISEFAETDMDVIQPLIDEDSAAYASENGIEAGC
- a CDS encoding branched-chain amino acid ABC transporter permease, which translates into the protein MFYREAGDFSTTYPQDSQTFPIRFDRYRYYVVLAVALLVMPFVMTDYLVNSIFLPFLIYAIAAIGLNILTGYCGQVSLGTGGFMAVGAYACYKLMTAFPDVNIFFHVILAGGITAVVGTLFGLPSLRIKGFYLAVATLAAQFFLVWLFNKVSWFYNYSASGQINAPERAVFGIEVTGPNTEAWATYLFCLVFTVGAAILARNLTRGSIGREWMAIRDMDIAAEIIGVNPLRAKLTAFAVSSFFVGVSGALFFAVYLGAVEVGEVFGITKSFLVLFMIIIGGLGSIFGSFAGAAFLVVLPVVLKIVGVDVLGWPTDIVAHFQLVIVGGLIILFLILEPHGLAQLWRVAKEKLRLWPFPH
- a CDS encoding branched-chain amino acid ABC transporter permease, whose product is MSEQLIYASEVFLNGLMAGVLYALVALGFVLIFKASGIFNFAQGVMALFAAMTLVGIQNGQVPFAHLINAIFGTDIHYFGWEVHSILAILLTVVVMIGLAWMVQRFIFKHLVGQEPIILFMATIGLAYLLEGVADLMWGSEIKKLDVCLAEGTCLPQGINLAIDEATFNLFGYGFFIDNLDITATIIAILLVTALVIFSQYTKQGRAMRAVADDHQAALSVGVSLNYIWILVWSVAGFVALVAGIMWGAKSGVQFSLSLIALKALPVLMLGGFTSIPGAIVGGLIIGVGEKLFEFFMSSGDLAGALFGFTMNATENWFAYVLALIFLVFRPQGLFGEKIIERV
- a CDS encoding ABC transporter ATP-binding protein — protein: MLDQAEGYVTADGRKIGGVVMEMRNITLRFGGVEAIKDISFDIREGEIRAIIGPNGAGKSSMLNVISGFYIPQEGQVYYKGAPRPPMKPFEVARQGIARTFQNIALFEGMTVLDNVMTGRLTHMKTGLFGQAIWKGKAEAEETANREVAEKIIDFLEIQAIRKTPVARLPYGLKKRVELARALAAEPSLLLLDEPMAGMNVEEKEDMSRFILDVNDEFGTTIALIEHDMGVVMDLSDRVVVMDYGKKIGDGSPDEVRNNQDVIDAYLGVSHD